One stretch of Streptomyces sp. MMBL 11-1 DNA includes these proteins:
- a CDS encoding YihY/virulence factor BrkB family protein, which yields MQAAKETPERSPGRLHRARVLYRNVSKRRMVWHLLKDTVNSCIEYRILGLAAEAAFFTLLSLPPLLLGMIGLLGYVDEWTTTTTVASIERNILSAAQTVLSERGVNDFAKPLLADVTTGARPDIISIGFAIALWSGSRAVNVFIDTITVMYGLDGHRGIVKTRLLAFLLYVVALLLGAVVLPLLVVGPDRVVELVPWGTEVIAVLYWPLVILLSVAFLTTLYHVSVPVRSPWIEDVPGALVALGMWVLGSFLLRIYLTNTVEGPTIYGSLAAPIAVLLWIGISAFAVLVGAAVNAAIDRVWPSLATAAAREATERVRAAQAAEFVARTRSAAYAGTDDDDDEDDGPAYMPSEFPERWSRFLPPDDVKSRLHATWEKDPRDAKETKETRDAGGPPAR from the coding sequence GTGCAGGCAGCAAAGGAAACACCCGAGCGGTCACCGGGCCGGCTCCACCGGGCGCGAGTGCTCTACCGCAACGTCTCCAAACGGCGGATGGTGTGGCACTTGCTCAAGGACACCGTCAACTCGTGCATCGAGTACCGCATTCTGGGACTCGCGGCCGAGGCGGCGTTCTTCACCCTGCTCTCGCTGCCCCCGCTGCTGCTCGGCATGATCGGGCTGCTCGGTTACGTCGACGAGTGGACGACCACCACCACCGTCGCCTCCATCGAGCGCAACATCCTCTCCGCCGCCCAGACGGTGCTGTCCGAGCGCGGGGTCAACGACTTCGCCAAACCGTTGCTCGCCGACGTCACGACCGGGGCCCGCCCCGACATCATCTCCATCGGCTTCGCCATCGCCCTGTGGTCCGGCTCCCGCGCGGTGAACGTCTTCATCGACACCATCACCGTCATGTACGGACTCGACGGCCACCGCGGCATCGTCAAGACCCGGCTGCTCGCCTTCCTGCTGTACGTCGTCGCCCTGCTGCTCGGCGCCGTGGTGCTGCCGCTGCTGGTCGTCGGCCCGGACCGGGTGGTCGAGCTGGTGCCGTGGGGCACCGAGGTCATAGCGGTCCTGTACTGGCCGCTCGTGATACTGCTGAGCGTCGCGTTCCTCACGACGCTCTACCACGTGTCCGTGCCGGTGCGTTCGCCCTGGATCGAGGACGTCCCCGGGGCACTGGTGGCGCTCGGCATGTGGGTCCTCGGCAGCTTCCTGCTCCGGATCTACCTGACCAACACGGTCGAGGGGCCCACCATCTACGGCTCCCTGGCGGCGCCGATCGCGGTCCTGCTGTGGATCGGCATCTCCGCCTTCGCGGTCCTGGTCGGCGCCGCGGTCAACGCGGCCATCGACCGGGTGTGGCCCTCGCTCGCCACGGCCGCCGCCCGCGAGGCCACCGAACGCGTCCGGGCCGCACAGGCCGCCGAGTTCGTCGCCCGTACCCGCTCGGCCGCCTACGCCGGAACGGACGACGACGATGACGAGGACGACGGCCCCGCGTACATGCCCTCCGAGTTCCCCGAGCGCTGGTCCCGCTTCCTGCCGCCCGACGACGT